In Cotesia glomerata isolate CgM1 linkage group LG3, MPM_Cglom_v2.3, whole genome shotgun sequence, one genomic interval encodes:
- the LOC123261398 gene encoding uncharacterized protein LOC123261398 yields the protein MNSKHNHDTNVNLFRHYPKNRRLDKVRREKVAKLLDLGANRAKVRNMMENQTNKVILLKDLDNCKTKKGAENLLIPTLEKLEEKFNAQWFLYEQQGIFAGLFFVTESMKTSMDSYPEFLGIDATFKLLNIRAPVYLMIVEDSNGCSEVVGVCILVSEDRESINWMMDSFKKAHPKWSEIMCVMTDKDINERDAVKEALPSANLIICAFHTLRIFKREITTEKRNITQEQVIEAKSIIQKMVYAATVEEYDLLYDEFIEMPETVVDYFNENWHPIRDQWSLNNSFMHGNFLNTTNNRLESLNSKIKQACDRYNSLEDFIEKLITFFSILNTERDHKAAYLYQKVQITNFEENSPLNQYLELLTSHSFRFVNEEYNKKNL from the coding sequence ATGAACTCCAAACACAACCACGACACGAATGTAAACCTTTTTCGACATTATCCAAAGAACAGAAGACTAGATAAAGTTAGAAGAGAAAAAGTCGCAAAACTATTGGACCTTGGTGCAAATAGAGCTAAAGTTAGAAATATGATGGAAAACCAAACCAATAAAGTAATTCTGTTGAAAGATTTGGATAattgtaaaacaaaaaaaggagCAGAAAATTTGTTGATCCCTACTCTTGAGAAgctagaagaaaaatttaatgcacAATGGTTCCTATACGAACAACAGGGCATATTTGCTGGATTATTTTTCGTAACAGAATCCATGAAAACTTCAATGGATTCTTATCCTGAATTCCTTGGAATTGATGctacatttaaattattaaatatccgTGCTCCAGTTTATTTGATGATAGTTGAAGATTCCAATGGATGTTCAGAAGTTGTTGGAGTTTGCATTCTAGTTTCTGAGGATAGAGAATCGATCAACTGGATGATGGACTCGTTTAAGAAAGCTCATCCGAAATGGAGCGAAATAATGTGCGTCATGACAGACAAAGATATCAATGAACGTGATGCTGTCAAAGAAGCATTACCGTCTGCAAACCTCATAATTTGCGCATTCCAtactttaagaatttttaagcgCGAAATCACCACAGAGAAGAGAAATATCACTCAAGAGCAAGTTATCGAAGCGAAGtctattattcaaaaaatggtTTATGCTGCCACCGTAGAAGAGTACGATCTTCTATATGATGAATTTATAGAAATGCCTGAGACTGTAGTTGactattttaatgaaaattggCATCCGATTAGAGATCAATGGTCTTTGAACAACAGTTTCATgcatggaaattttttaaatacaaccAACAACCGATTAGAATCtctaaatagtaaaattaaacaagCATGCGATCGCTACAATTCATTGGAagatttcattgaaaaattaataacttttttctcCATATTAAACACTGAACGAGACCACAAAGCAGcttatttgtatcaaaaagtacaaattacc